A part of Apodemus sylvaticus chromosome 19, mApoSyl1.1, whole genome shotgun sequence genomic DNA contains:
- the LOC127669373 gene encoding olfactory receptor 2B11-like, whose translation MSLINKSHPEEFVLGFADCPWLELPLFIILLVTYPTAMIGNIAIILVSTLDPCLHSPMYFFLSNLSFLDMCYTTSIVPQMLTNLGGSIKTISYMKCVVQLYFFHTMGGTECVLLALMSFDRYMAICKPLHYTLIMNRRTCLLLVSTVWLTGISYAVSEATVTLQLPLCGHNKMDHLVCEIPVLIKTACGEKETNELALSVVCIFLLAVPLCLILASYACIGHAVFKIKSSEGRKKAFGTCSSHLIVVLLFYGPAISMYLQPPSSITKDQPKFMALFYGVVTPTLNPFIYTLRNKDVKGALVNLFRNIFMSK comes from the coding sequence ATGTCGTTGATCAATAAAAGTCACCCAGAAGAGTTTGTACTTGGTTTTGCAGACTGTCCCTGGCTGGAACTTCCTCTCTTTATTATTCTTCTGGTAACATACCCCACAGCCATGATTGGAAACATTGCCATCATTCTGGTGTCCACATTAGACCCCTGTCTTCACAGTCCTATGTATTTCTTCCTCAGCAATCTCTCCTTTCTGGACATGTGCTACACCACAAGCATTGTGCCTCAGATGCTAACCAACCTTGGGGGCTCCATAAAGACCATCAGCTACATGAAGTGTGTAGTTCAGCTTTATTTCTTTCACACAATGGGGGGTACAGAGTGTGTCCTCCTGGCTCTTATGTCCTTTGACCGATATATGGCCATTTGCAAACCACTGCACTACACCCTCATAATGAATCGACGTACCTGCCTCCTGTTAGTGTCCACTGTATGGCTGACTGGAATTTCCTATGCTGTCTCAGAGGCCACTGTGACACTGCAATTGCCTCTATGTGGCCACAATAAAATGGATCATTTGGTGTGTGAGATTCCAGTtctgataaaaactgcttgtggTGAAAAAGAGACTAATGAGCTTGCTCTCTCTgtggtttgcatttttcttttagctGTCCCTCTGTGTTTAATTCTTGCCTCCTATGCTTGTATTGGACATGCtgtctttaaaatcaaatcttcagagggaaggaaaaaggcctTTGGGACATGTTCCTCTCATCTCATTGTAGTTCTCTTGTTCTATGGTCCAGCCATTAGCATGTATCTTCAGCCTCCCTCCTCTATTACAAAAGACCAACCCAAGTTCATGGCGCTCTTCTATGGAGTAGTAACTCCTACACTGAACCCATTTATCTATACCCTGAGGAATAAGGATGTAAAGGGGGCATTAGTTAACCTATTTAGGAACATTTTTATGTCAAAGTGA